The following coding sequences are from one Oncorhynchus nerka isolate Pitt River linkage group LG6, Oner_Uvic_2.0, whole genome shotgun sequence window:
- the LOC115130150 gene encoding ER membrane protein complex subunit 9-like, translated as MGEVELSCLAYVKMYLHGCLFPRCSVNGLLLSSSPAGGAVCVTDCVPLLHSHLPLAPITQLGLTQVDVWCAQTQQRIVGYYQANACVSDNSPTPCALKIADKIAEQCNNAVLLMIDGGKMSPDYRVPPIVMYERKDTRWTLKDKHTIMLRQWEETREIANQLLDSGDHSLLVDFDSHLDDITRDWTNQKLNAKIAELASPANGNV; from the exons ATGGGGGAGGTTGAGCTGTCCTGTCTGGCCTATGTGAAGATGTACCTGCACGGCTGTTTGTTTCCACGGTGTAGTGTCAATGGGCTGCTGTTGTCGTCCAGTCCAGCaggtggtgctgtgtgtgtgacGGACTGTGTTCCCCTGCTCCACTCTCACTTACCTTTGGCTCCCATCACCCAGCTTGGTCTCACACAG GTGGATGTATGGTGTGCACAGACACAGCAAAGGATTGTAGGATACTACCAAGCCAACGCTTGTGTGTCAGACAACAG CCCTACGCCATGTGCATTGAAGATTGCAGATAAGATTGCCGAGCAGTGTAACAATGCAGTTTTGTTAATG ATTGATGGTGGAAAGATGTCACCTGACTACAGGGTGCCTCCCATAGTGATGTATGAGCGGAAAGACACCCGCTGGACCCTCAAAGACAAACATAC GATAATGCTGCGGCAGTGGGAGGAGACCCGGGAAATAGCCAATCAGCTGCTGGACTCTGGAGATCACTCATTATTAGTGGATTTTGACAGCCATTTGGACGACATCACTAGGGACTGGACAAATCAGAAACTCAATGCCAAAATAGCAGAGCTTGCCTCACCAGCCAATGGTAATGTCTGA
- the LOC115130147 gene encoding alanine aminotransferase 2-like — translation MTENGLGHRERVLNVDTMNPNVKRIEYAVRGPIVQRAVQIEKELKEGVKKPFTEVIKANIGDAHAMGQKPITFFRQVIALCVYPDLLEDDKFPEDAKNRARRILQACGGGSLGAYSASSGIEVIRQDVAKYIEKRDSGIPSNPDDIYLSTGASDAIVTMLKLLTSGEGKTRTGVMISIPQYPLYSAALAVLAAVQISYYLDEDKCWSLDVGELRRAVKAAREHCNPRALCIINPGNPTGQVQNRQCIEDVIRFAAEEHLFLMADEVYQDNVYMEGCQFHSFKKVLFEMGSEYSSVVELASFHSTSKCYMGECGFRGGYMEVINMDPEVKLQLTKLVSVQLCPSIPGQALLDLVVNPPQPDEPSYATFIKERTANLHILSEKAKMTEQVLNTVPGIHCNPVQGAMYTFPRLTLPEKAINAAKEQEQAPDMFYCMKLLEEMGICLVPGSGFGQRDGTYHFRMTILPATEKLKIVLEKIREFHKRFTEEFS, via the exons ATGACTGAAAATGGACTTGGGCACCGGGAGAGGGTGCTTAACGTGGACACCATGAACCCGAATGTAAAGCGGATTGAGTATGCTGTCCGTGGTCCAATCGTGCAACGTGCAGTGCAGATTGAAAAAGAGCTTAAAGAG GGAGTTAAGAAGCCCTTCACTGAGGTCATTAAAGCCAACATCGGTGATGCACATGCCATGGGCCAGAAACCAATCACATTTTTCAGACAG GTTATAGCGCTGTGCGTGTACCCGGATCTCCTAGAAGACGACAAGTTTCCAGAGGACGCTAAAAACCGAGCACGGCGCATCCTTCAGGCCTGTGGAGGGGGTAGTTTAG GTGCATACAGTGCTAGTTCAGGCATTGAGGTCATACGACAAGATGTTGCTAAATACATTGAGAAGCGGGACAGTGGAATTCCCAGTAACCCTGACGACATCTACCTCTCTACTGGGGCCAGTGATGCTATAGTG ACCATGCTGAAGTTGTTGACGTCAGGCGAGGGGAAGACCCGTACAGGGGTGATGATCTCCATCCCCCAGTACCCCCTCTACTCTGCTGCTCTGGCTGTGCTGGCGGCTGTCCAGATCAGCTACTACCTGGACGAGGACAAGTGCTGGAGCCTGGACGTTGGTGAGCTGAGGAGGGCTGTGAAGGCAGCTAGGGAGCACTGTAACCCCCGCGCCCTCTGCATTATCAACCCTGGCAACCCCACAG GTCAAGTCCAGAACAGGCAGTGCATTGAAGATGTGATCCGATTCGCTGCTGAGGAGCACCTTTTCCTGATGGCTGATGAG GTTTACCAGGATAATGTGTACATGGAGGGTTGCCAGTTCCACTCCTTTAAGAAGGTTCTATTTGAGATGGGATCTGAGTACTCCAGTGTTGTGGAGCTGGCCTCCTTCCATTCCACCTCCAAATGCTACATGGGAGA GTGTGGTTTCAGGGGAGGATACATGGAGGTGATTAACATGGACCCTGAGGTGAAGTTGCAGCTGACTAAGCTGGTGTCTGTGCAGCTGTGCCCCTCCATCCCTGGGCAGGCCCTACTGGACCTGGTAGTCAACCCCCCCCAGCCTGACGAACCTTCCTACGCCACCTTCATCAAG GAGCGTACTGCCAACCTGCATATCCTGTCTGAGAAGGCCAAGATGACAGAGCAAGTCCTCAACACAGTCCCAGGGATCCACTGTAACCCTGTCCAGGGAGCCATGTACACCTTCCCCCGCCTCACACTGCCAGAAAAAGCCATCAACGCGGCCAAg GAACAGGAACAGGCTCCAGACATGTTCTACTGTATGAAACTGCTGGAGGAGATGGGCATCTGTCTGGTCCCAGGGAGTGGCTTCGGACAGAGGGATGGAACCTACCACTTCAG GATGACCATCTTGCCTGCAACTGAAAAGCTGAAGATTGTTTTAGAAAAGATCAGGGAGTTTCATAAGCGGTTCACAGAGGAGTTCTCATAA
- the LOC115130148 gene encoding interferon regulatory factor 8-like isoform X2 — translation MASGKIRSTRRLRAWMVEQVSSGKYPGLIWDDDDKTMFRIPWKHAGKQEFRSEVDGAIFKAWAVFKGKLSEGCHADPASWKTRLRVALNKSPEFREEPERSQLEISEPYKVYRLVPINEQALGSVDMKVQARAGGRKRRSLDSDIEAEEEVVKVKQMKEVTTSLPITMSVQEIEESVLTIQLDQPSVMVKSAGINEIQVNFTIETVPPPGARDSFHVLVKYMGEEVLKRGVMGSDVRIAYLPSSPVPPTLMVAGFPRIPLPDPPSTLTSSIGPKFQALSTLLPFMEKGVILTSMRTGVYAKRYCQGQVFWTGPHSATAGPHKMNHAVEPVRLFDREAFRMELDHFSSHGGDPPQCGFTLCFSDKEDPSSKLIVTQITLPWAQQQVKEAEDFRESMTYFRNITSESGEVTINLVSGSLLSEILGTSLP, via the exons ATGGCATCTGGGAAAATTCGCTCCACGCGCAGACTACGCGCTTGGATGGTAGAACAG GTCAGCAGTGGGAAGTACCCTGGCCTGATATGGGACGATGACGACAAGACCATGTTTCGTATACCATGGAAACACGCCGGGAAACAAGAATTCCGCAGCGAAGTGGATGGTGCCATCTTCAAG GCGTGGGCAGTGTTTAAGGGGAAGTTGTCTGAGGGGTGTCATGCGGACCCCGCCTCCTGGAAGACGCGGCTGCGAGTTGCTCTCAATAAGAGCCCGGAGTTCAGAGAGGAACCTGAGAGGTCACAGCTGGAAATCTCCGAACCATACAAAGTCTACCGCCTCGTACCCATCAACGAACAAG CATTGGGGAGTGTTGACATGAAGGTCCAAGCCAGAgcaggggggaggaagagaaggagccTCGATTCAGACATCGAGGCGGAGGAAGAGGTGGTTAAGGTCAAGCAGATGAAAGAGGTTACCACCTCCCTACCAATCACCATG TCTGTTCAGGAGATTGAGGAAAGTGTTCTTACAATCCAGCTAGACCAGCCCTCGGTCATGGTGAAGAGTGCTGGGA TCAATGAGATCCAGGTGAACTTCACGATCGAGACCGTCCCTCCCCCTGGAG cCCGGGACTCTTTCCATGTCTTAGTGAAGTACATGGGAGAGGAGGTGCTTAAACGTGGGGTCATGGGCAGCGATGTCCGGATCGCCTATCTGCCCTCTTCGCCCGTTCCCCCCACCCTGATGGTGGCTGGGTTCCCCCGCATCCCCCTGCCCGACCCCCCTTCCACCTTGACCTCCAGCATCGGGCCCAAGTTCCAGGCCCTCTCCACCCTGCTGCCCTTCATGGAGAAAGGGGTGATCCTGACCTCCATGAGAACAGGGGTCTATGCTAAGCGCTACTGCCAGGGCCAGGTGTTCTGGACAGGGCCACATTCAGCCACGGCGGGACCGCACAAGATGAACCATGCTGTGGAGCCCGTGCGGCTCTTCGATAGAGAGGCTTTCAGAATGG AGCTAGACCACTTCAGCAGCCACGGGGGAGACCCTCCTCAGTGTGGCTTCACCTTGTGTTTCAGTGACAAAGAGGACCCATCCAGCAAACTCATCGTCACACAG ataaCCCTACCCTGGGCTCAGCAGCAGGTCAAGGAAGCTGAAGACTTCCGGGAGTCAATGACCTACTTCCGCAACATAACCAGCGAATCAGGAGAAGTCACCATCAACCTGGTATCAGGTTCATTGCTATCCgagatccttgggacgtccctaccttAA
- the LOC115130148 gene encoding interferon regulatory factor 8-like isoform X1, whose product MASGKIRSTRRLRAWMVEQVSSGKYPGLIWDDDDKTMFRIPWKHAGKQEFRSEVDGAIFKAWAVFKGKLSEGCHADPASWKTRLRVALNKSPEFREEPERSQLEISEPYKVYRLVPINEQALGSVDMKVQARAGGRKRRSLDSDIEAEEEVVKVKQMKEVTTSLPITMSVQEIEESVLTIQLDQPSVMVKSAGTVNEIQVNFTIETVPPPGARDSFHVLVKYMGEEVLKRGVMGSDVRIAYLPSSPVPPTLMVAGFPRIPLPDPPSTLTSSIGPKFQALSTLLPFMEKGVILTSMRTGVYAKRYCQGQVFWTGPHSATAGPHKMNHAVEPVRLFDREAFRMELDHFSSHGGDPPQCGFTLCFSDKEDPSSKLIVTQITLPWAQQQVKEAEDFRESMTYFRNITSESGEVTINLVSGSLLSEILGTSLP is encoded by the exons ATGGCATCTGGGAAAATTCGCTCCACGCGCAGACTACGCGCTTGGATGGTAGAACAG GTCAGCAGTGGGAAGTACCCTGGCCTGATATGGGACGATGACGACAAGACCATGTTTCGTATACCATGGAAACACGCCGGGAAACAAGAATTCCGCAGCGAAGTGGATGGTGCCATCTTCAAG GCGTGGGCAGTGTTTAAGGGGAAGTTGTCTGAGGGGTGTCATGCGGACCCCGCCTCCTGGAAGACGCGGCTGCGAGTTGCTCTCAATAAGAGCCCGGAGTTCAGAGAGGAACCTGAGAGGTCACAGCTGGAAATCTCCGAACCATACAAAGTCTACCGCCTCGTACCCATCAACGAACAAG CATTGGGGAGTGTTGACATGAAGGTCCAAGCCAGAgcaggggggaggaagagaaggagccTCGATTCAGACATCGAGGCGGAGGAAGAGGTGGTTAAGGTCAAGCAGATGAAAGAGGTTACCACCTCCCTACCAATCACCATG TCTGTTCAGGAGATTGAGGAAAGTGTTCTTACAATCCAGCTAGACCAGCCCTCGGTCATGGTGAAGAGTGCTGGGA CAGTCAATGAGATCCAGGTGAACTTCACGATCGAGACCGTCCCTCCCCCTGGAG cCCGGGACTCTTTCCATGTCTTAGTGAAGTACATGGGAGAGGAGGTGCTTAAACGTGGGGTCATGGGCAGCGATGTCCGGATCGCCTATCTGCCCTCTTCGCCCGTTCCCCCCACCCTGATGGTGGCTGGGTTCCCCCGCATCCCCCTGCCCGACCCCCCTTCCACCTTGACCTCCAGCATCGGGCCCAAGTTCCAGGCCCTCTCCACCCTGCTGCCCTTCATGGAGAAAGGGGTGATCCTGACCTCCATGAGAACAGGGGTCTATGCTAAGCGCTACTGCCAGGGCCAGGTGTTCTGGACAGGGCCACATTCAGCCACGGCGGGACCGCACAAGATGAACCATGCTGTGGAGCCCGTGCGGCTCTTCGATAGAGAGGCTTTCAGAATGG AGCTAGACCACTTCAGCAGCCACGGGGGAGACCCTCCTCAGTGTGGCTTCACCTTGTGTTTCAGTGACAAAGAGGACCCATCCAGCAAACTCATCGTCACACAG ataaCCCTACCCTGGGCTCAGCAGCAGGTCAAGGAAGCTGAAGACTTCCGGGAGTCAATGACCTACTTCCGCAACATAACCAGCGAATCAGGAGAAGTCACCATCAACCTGGTATCAGGTTCATTGCTATCCgagatccttgggacgtccctaccttAA
- the LOC115130148 gene encoding interferon regulatory factor 8-like isoform X3: MASGKIRSTRRLRAWMVEQVSSGKYPGLIWDDDDKTMFRIPWKHAGKQEFRSEVDGAIFKAWAVFKGKLSEGCHADPASWKTRLRVALNKSPEFREEPERSQLEISEPYKVYRLVPINEQALGSVDMKVQARAGGRKRRSLDSDIEAEEEVVKVKQMKEVTTSLPITMSVQEIEESVLTIQLDQPSVMVKSAGTVNEIQVNFTIETVPPPGARDSFHVLVKYMGEEVLKRGVMGSDVRIAYLPSSPVPPTLMVAGFPRIPLPDPPSTLTSSIGPKFQALSTLLPFMEKGVILTSMRTGVYAKRYCQGQVFWTGPHSATAGPHKMNHAVEPVRLFDREAFRMVTKRTHPANSSSHR; this comes from the exons ATGGCATCTGGGAAAATTCGCTCCACGCGCAGACTACGCGCTTGGATGGTAGAACAG GTCAGCAGTGGGAAGTACCCTGGCCTGATATGGGACGATGACGACAAGACCATGTTTCGTATACCATGGAAACACGCCGGGAAACAAGAATTCCGCAGCGAAGTGGATGGTGCCATCTTCAAG GCGTGGGCAGTGTTTAAGGGGAAGTTGTCTGAGGGGTGTCATGCGGACCCCGCCTCCTGGAAGACGCGGCTGCGAGTTGCTCTCAATAAGAGCCCGGAGTTCAGAGAGGAACCTGAGAGGTCACAGCTGGAAATCTCCGAACCATACAAAGTCTACCGCCTCGTACCCATCAACGAACAAG CATTGGGGAGTGTTGACATGAAGGTCCAAGCCAGAgcaggggggaggaagagaaggagccTCGATTCAGACATCGAGGCGGAGGAAGAGGTGGTTAAGGTCAAGCAGATGAAAGAGGTTACCACCTCCCTACCAATCACCATG TCTGTTCAGGAGATTGAGGAAAGTGTTCTTACAATCCAGCTAGACCAGCCCTCGGTCATGGTGAAGAGTGCTGGGA CAGTCAATGAGATCCAGGTGAACTTCACGATCGAGACCGTCCCTCCCCCTGGAG cCCGGGACTCTTTCCATGTCTTAGTGAAGTACATGGGAGAGGAGGTGCTTAAACGTGGGGTCATGGGCAGCGATGTCCGGATCGCCTATCTGCCCTCTTCGCCCGTTCCCCCCACCCTGATGGTGGCTGGGTTCCCCCGCATCCCCCTGCCCGACCCCCCTTCCACCTTGACCTCCAGCATCGGGCCCAAGTTCCAGGCCCTCTCCACCCTGCTGCCCTTCATGGAGAAAGGGGTGATCCTGACCTCCATGAGAACAGGGGTCTATGCTAAGCGCTACTGCCAGGGCCAGGTGTTCTGGACAGGGCCACATTCAGCCACGGCGGGACCGCACAAGATGAACCATGCTGTGGAGCCCGTGCGGCTCTTCGATAGAGAGGCTTTCAGAATGG TGACAAAGAGGACCCATCCAGCAAACTCATCGTCACACAG ataa